In Pirellulales bacterium, a single genomic region encodes these proteins:
- a CDS encoding 5'-3' exonuclease H3TH domain-containing protein has product MPARSRQTRLPGLDPETPAEKADVSNRAANATSIDPLPETLASSVADVAALTAIEPVAENGASPQKETSPPKSLRGKTVYVVDSHSLIFQVFHALPEMTSPRGEPVGAVFGFARDIMFLLEQKKPDYLFCAFDMHGPTFRHEMFAGYKEHRTEMPADLVPQIPAIERMLAALDVPVLGVPGYEADDVLATVARITAERGGECIVVTGDKDCRQLLGERVKMFNVRKNQMFDAAALAEDWGVRPEQVVDYQALVGDPVDNIPGVPLIGPKMARELLQKFGTLEDLYARIDEVAGGKRRDNLLLGREQAFLSR; this is encoded by the coding sequence ATGCCCGCACGCAGTCGTCAAACCCGTTTGCCGGGGCTCGATCCGGAGACACCGGCCGAAAAGGCGGATGTCTCAAATCGCGCGGCCAACGCGACATCCATCGATCCGCTCCCTGAAACGCTGGCGTCCTCAGTCGCCGATGTTGCAGCGCTAACTGCGATCGAGCCGGTTGCCGAAAACGGAGCGTCGCCTCAGAAAGAAACTTCGCCCCCCAAGAGCCTGCGCGGCAAGACGGTCTACGTCGTCGATTCGCATTCGCTGATCTTCCAGGTGTTCCACGCCCTGCCGGAGATGACTAGCCCGCGAGGCGAGCCGGTGGGAGCGGTGTTCGGTTTTGCCCGCGACATCATGTTTCTATTGGAGCAAAAGAAGCCGGACTATCTGTTTTGCGCTTTCGACATGCACGGCCCGACGTTTCGCCACGAGATGTTTGCCGGTTACAAGGAGCATCGCACGGAGATGCCGGCCGATTTGGTGCCGCAGATTCCGGCCATCGAGCGGATGCTCGCTGCGCTCGATGTGCCGGTGCTCGGTGTGCCCGGTTACGAAGCCGACGACGTTTTGGCGACCGTCGCTCGCATCACGGCCGAGAGAGGCGGGGAGTGCATCGTCGTCACCGGCGACAAGGATTGCCGGCAATTGCTCGGCGAGCGCGTGAAGATGTTCAACGTGCGGAAGAATCAGATGTTCGACGCCGCGGCCTTGGCCGAGGATTGGGGCGTTCGGCCGGAACAGGTCGTTGACTATCAAGCGCTGGTCGGCGATCCGGTGGACAACATCCCCGGTGTGCCGCTGATCGGGCCGAAGATGGCCCGCGAACTGTTGCAGAAATTCGGCACGCTGGAAGACCTCTATGCTCGAATCGACGAAGTTGCTGGTGGCAAGCGGCGCGACAATCTTCTGCTGGGCCGCGAGCAAGCGTTCTTGAGCCG